One Helianthus annuus cultivar XRQ/B chromosome 12, HanXRQr2.0-SUNRISE, whole genome shotgun sequence genomic region harbors:
- the LOC110895553 gene encoding protein TIFY 3 isoform X1: MERDFMGLNSKEEAIEAVLRKSSSVQWSLSNGPEDLNNRQWAENQKNINLHGPTQLTIFYKGMVNVYDDMSPEKAHAIMSLARNEARAQAHAATPRTPVVDVVHAGQPMTTSSPVSIGTSTARDAPKEMSSFRRVIQSDVPQMREASLARFLQKRRERVMASAPYSSKPASSSAPNKDDHK, from the exons TGTTACGAAAGAGCTCATCGGTTCAATGGTCTTTGTCAA ATGGTCCCGAAGACCTCAACAATCGCCAATGGGCGGAAAATCAG AAAAACATCAACCTGCATGGGCCCACTCAGTTAACCATCTTTTACAAGGGTATGGTGAATGTATATGATGATATGTCTCCTGAAAAG GCTCATGCTATAATGTCATTAGCCCGTAATGAAGCTAGAGCTCAAGCTCATGCCGCTACACCAAGAACACCAGTTGTAGACGTGGTTCATGCGGGCCAGCCCATGACCACATCGAGCCCAGTGTCTATTGGTACATCAACTGCTAGAGATGCACCAAAAGAAATGAGCTCTTTTCGACGTGTGATACAATCAG ATGTTCCTCAGATGCGTGAAGCATCACTGGCTCGGTTTCTTCAAAAGCGCAGGGAAAG GGTAATGGCTTCGGCTCCTTATAGTAGCAAACCCGCATCAAGCAGTGCACCAAACAAAGATGATCACAAGTAA
- the LOC110895553 gene encoding protein TIFY 3 isoform X2 — protein MPKSCFYIVQDGPEDLNNRQWAENQKNINLHGPTQLTIFYKGMVNVYDDMSPEKAHAIMSLARNEARAQAHAATPRTPVVDVVHAGQPMTTSSPVSIGTSTARDAPKEMSSFRRVIQSDVPQMREASLARFLQKRRERVMASAPYSSKPASSSAPNKDDHK, from the exons ATGCCCAAATCTTGTTTTTATATTGTTCAAG ATGGTCCCGAAGACCTCAACAATCGCCAATGGGCGGAAAATCAG AAAAACATCAACCTGCATGGGCCCACTCAGTTAACCATCTTTTACAAGGGTATGGTGAATGTATATGATGATATGTCTCCTGAAAAG GCTCATGCTATAATGTCATTAGCCCGTAATGAAGCTAGAGCTCAAGCTCATGCCGCTACACCAAGAACACCAGTTGTAGACGTGGTTCATGCGGGCCAGCCCATGACCACATCGAGCCCAGTGTCTATTGGTACATCAACTGCTAGAGATGCACCAAAAGAAATGAGCTCTTTTCGACGTGTGATACAATCAG ATGTTCCTCAGATGCGTGAAGCATCACTGGCTCGGTTTCTTCAAAAGCGCAGGGAAAG GGTAATGGCTTCGGCTCCTTATAGTAGCAAACCCGCATCAAGCAGTGCACCAAACAAAGATGATCACAAGTAA